A window from Dermacentor albipictus isolate Rhodes 1998 colony chromosome 10, USDA_Dalb.pri_finalv2, whole genome shotgun sequence encodes these proteins:
- the LOC135912219 gene encoding solute carrier family 22 member 7-like — protein MDVVFPQRLAGADLRTSESFDCEEAFGHGPFQTRMLVLILLGLFSVNCQTVVISLVTGYVDHWCKPLAGFNISAADWKNIAIPIEADGRFSRCRIYERCKPPADHIDSAEHRKSGAVLTGADKWYSRCFQNTSDPRDVPCEEWDYDVRTAEASAVSSWNMVCEQRLFPATLVALQNAGAVVALILAGVFVDYVGRRAMLLSSAAALVACTVCTFAATNYVWYAVVRFLTGASVSVHMIFTCLIPFEVMTHAHRPQQCLLLAVLGLTLCEVWSVILKPVVIDWRLKQVMFLAPTALLLPALSTARESPRWLVAKGRMDAAEALMMEAAETNNVPLPVTACLVEKLREQIKNNADREGADMEDLVDYRSLRRRALAMFAVCFSMSFIFYLGAFSTAAYNEFWIPCFTVVITLATYAGMHFLITGVALVRVLSVCFLLTGSIQCALSVAVGGGYVMITKTLLVLSKGVSNVILVHCYTYVLELFPSAVRAGVFCWAFAFGRIAAMCAAMTLVLKPAGHEDLVFAVAGLVLFVSLLVICVLPRTTVVEEARIVARRASDFSRTSMDHMKRTLVQRILRKKSKTGILESSKSSTRKSGRTGGSKSPDIFNVSRRFQTNPMLE, from the coding sequence ATGGACGTCGTCTTCCCTCAGCGACTGGCCGGCGCTGATCTCCGAACAAGCGAGTCTTTTGACTGCGAGGAAGCCTTTGGTCACGGCCCTTTCCAGACGAGGATGCTCGTTCTCATTCTTCTGGGACTTTTCTCGGTTAATTGCCAAACCGTGGTGATCTCCCTTGTCACAGGTTACGTCGACCATTGGTGCAAGCCACTGGCCGGTTTCAACATCTCTGCAGCCGATTGGAAGAATATTGCCATACCAATCGAGGCCGATGGACGCTTCAGCCGCTGCCGTATTTACGAACGATGCAAGCCACCCGCTGACCACATCGACTCCGCTGAGCATCGCAAGAGCGGCGCTGTACTAACCGGGGCCGACAAGTGGTACAGCCGATGCTTCCAGAACACCAGCGACCCACGCGACGTGCCCTGTGAAGAGTGGGACTACGATGTTCGGACGGCCGAGGCCAGTGCGGTGAGCTCTTGGAACATGGTGTGCGAACAACGCTTGTTTCCGGCCACTCTTGTCGCGCTGCAGAACGCCGGCGCGGTCGTTGCCCTCATCCTGGCCGGAGTCTTCGTTGACTACGTCGGAAGGAGAGCCATGCTCCTGTCCTCAGCCGCAGCGTTAGTGGCCTGCACGGTGTGCACCTTCGCGGCCACAAATTACGTGTGGTACGCTGTGGTGCGCTTCCTTACCGGGGCCAGTGTCTCGGTACACATGATTTTTACCTGCCTCATACCGTTCGAGGTGATGACGCACGCGCACAGGCCGCAGCAATGCCTCCTCCTGGCGGTACTGGGCCTCACGTTATGTGAGGTCTGGAGTGTCATCCTCAAACCGGTGGTCATCGACTGGCGTCTGAAGCAGGTTATGTTCCTGGCCCCGACGGCTCTCCTGCTCCCAGCTTTGTCCACCGCCCGAGAGTCGCCCCGATGGCTCGTCGCGAAAGGAAGAATGGACGCGGCCGAAGCACTCATGATGGAGGCTGCCGAAACCAACAATGTCCCACTTCCTGTCACAGCCTGTCTCGTGGAGAAGCTGAGAGAACAGATCAAGAACAACGCAGATCGCGAAGGTGCGGATATGGAAGACTTGGTCGACTATCGCTCCCTCCGGCGTCGAGCGTTGGCCATGTTTGCCGTTTGCTTCTCCATGTCTTTTATCTTTTACCTCGGCGccttttcgacagcggcgtataATGAATTTTGGATCCCGTGCTTCACGGTTGTCATCACACTGGCGACGTACGCGGGGATGCACTTCCTGATCACCGGCGTCGCACTCGTCAGAGTGCTCAGCGTGTGCTTCCTCTTGACGGGTTCCATACAATGCGCGCTGAGTGTGGCGGTGGGCGGTGGATACGTCATGATCACAAAGACTTTACTCGTCCTGTCCAAGGGTGTCTCTAACGTAATCCTTGTACACTGTTACACCTACGTCCTGGAACTCTTTCCATCGGCAGTGCGAGCCGGTGTCTTCTGCTGGGCATTTGCCTTCGGGCGTATCGCGGCCATGTGCGCGGCAATGACCCTCGTCCTGAAGCCAGCCGGACACGAAGACCTAGTGTTCGCCGTTGCGGGACTTGTCCTCTTCGTCTCCCTTCTCGTCATCTGCGTCCTGCCACGCACGACAGTGGTGGAAGAAGCACGAATCGTGGCAAGGCGCGCTTCGGACTTCTCCAGGACGTCCATGGATCACATGAAACGAACCCTCGTACAGAGGATATTACGCAAGAAGTCCAAGACCGGAATCCTGGAGAGCTCTAAGTCATCCACCAGGAAGAGCGGGAGGACTGGTGGCAGCAAAAGTCCTGACATTTTTAATGTGTCTCGTCGATTTCAAACCAACCCAATGCTGGAGTGA
- the LOC135912218 gene encoding solute carrier family 22 member 7-like, with protein sequence MDVLLPHRLAGADLRTSESFDCEEAFGHGPFQKRMLVLILLGVFSANCQTVVISLITGDVDHWCKPLAGFNISAADWKNIAIPIEADGRFSRCRIYERCKPRAEHGDSAEPRNIGAVPTVADEWQSRCLQNTSDPRDLPCEEWDYDVRSAEATAVSSWNMVCDQRLLPATLVALQNAAAVVSLILAGAFVDYVGRRLMLLSSAAAVVTCTVCTFAATKYVSYAVVRVLTGAIVTVHAIFSCLIPFEVMTHAHRPQQVLLLAALGLTSCEVWSVIIKPMVIDWRLKQVIFLAPTALLLPALSIARESPRWLVAKGRLDAAEALMMEAAKTNNVPLPVTACLVEKLREQIRNHASRDGADVEDLVDYRSLRRRALAMFAVCFSISFIFYLDAFSTAHYNEIWIPFLTVVVTMATYAGMHFLMTGVALVKVLSLCFLLTGFIQCALSVAVGAGFVMISKALLVLSKGVSNVIFVHCLTYVLELFPSSVRAGVACWAFAFGRIAAMCAAMTLVLKPAGHEDVVFAVSGLFLFVSLLVIRVLPRTTVVEEARIVARRASESSRMSMDHMKRTLAQSIVRKKPKTGSMESSKSSSRKSGRSGGSKTPGSFKVSRRFKTERTLE encoded by the coding sequence ATGGACGTCCTCCTACCCCACCGACTGGCCGGCGCCGATCTCCGAACAAGCGAGTCGTTTGACTGCGAGGAAGCGTTTGGTCATGGCCCTTTCCAGAAGAGGATGCTCGTCCTCATTCTTCTAGGAGTCTTCTCGGCTAATTGCCAAACCGTGGTGATTTCCCTTATCACTGGTGACGTCGACCATTGGTGCAAGCCACTCGCCGGTTTCAACATCTCTGCAGCCGATTGGAAGAATATTGCCATACCGATCGAAGCCGATGGACGCTTCAGCCGCTGCCGCATTTACGAACGCTGCAAGCCACGCGCTGAACACGGCGATTCCGCTGAGCCTCGCAATATCGGCGCTGTACCAACCGTGGCCGACGAGTGGCAAAGCCGATGTTTGCAAAACACCAGCGACCCACGCGACTTGCCCTGTGAAGAGTGGGACTACGACGTTAGATCGGCCGAGGCCACTGCGGTGAGCTCTTGGAACATGGTGTGCGACCAACGTTTGCTGCCAGCCACCCTCGTCGCCCTGCAAAACGCCGCTGCAGTAGTTTCCCTTATCCTAGCCGGAGCCTTCGTTGACTACGTCGGCAGGAGACTCATGCTACTGTCCTCCGCCGCAGCAGTAGTCACCTGCACGGTGTGCACCTTCGCGGCGACAAAATATGTCAGCTACGCTGTGGTGCGCGTCCTTACCGGGGCCATTGTCACGGTACACGCGATTTTTTCCTGCCTCATACCGTTCGAGGTGATGACGCACGCGCACAGGCCGCAGCAAGTGCTCCTCCTGGCGGCTCTGGGCCTGACGTCGTGTGAGGTTTGGAGTGTCATCATCAAACCCATGGTCATCGACTGGCGTCTGAAGCAGGTCATATTCCTGGCCCCGACGGCTCTCCTGCTCCCGGCTTTGTCTATTGCCCGAGAGTCGCCCCGTTGGCTCGTCGCAAAAGGAAGACTGGACGCGGCCGAAGCACTCATGATGGAGGCTGCCAAAACCAACAATGTCCCACTTCCTGTCACGGCCTGTCTCGTGGAGAAGCTGAGAGAACAGATCAGGAACCACGCAAGTCGCGATGGTGCGGATGTGGAAGACTTGGTCGACTATCGCTCCCTCCGGCGTCGTGCGTTGGCGATGTTTGCCGTTTGCTTCTCCATATCTTTTATTTTTTACCTCGATGCCTTCTCGACGGCTCACTATAACGAAATTTGGATCCCGTTCCTCACGGTTGTCGTCACAATGGCGACGTACGCAGGGATGCACTTCCTTATGACCGGCGTCGCCCTCGTCAAAGTGCTCAGTTTATGCTTCCTGTTGACGGGCTTTATACAATGCGCGCTGAGTGTGGCGGTGGGCGCTGGTTTCGTCATGATCAGCAAGGCCTTACTCGTCCTCTCCAAGGGCGTCTCTAACGTAATCTTTGTACACTGTCTCACCTACGTCCTGGAACTTTTTCCATCGTCAGTGCGCGCTGGTGTCGCATGCTGGGCGTTTGCCTTCGGGCGTATCGCGGCCATGTGCGCAGCAATGACCCTCGTCCTGAAGCCAGCCGGACACGAAGACGTGGTATTCGCCGTTTCGGGACTTTTCCTCTTCGTCTCCCTTCTCGTCATTCGCGTCCTGCCACGCACGACAGTGGTGGAAGAAGCACGAATCGTGGCCAGGCGCGCATCAGAGTCCAGCAGGATGTCCATGGATCACATGAAACGAACCCTCGCACAGAGCATAGTACGCAAGAAGCCCAAGACCGGAAGCATGGAGAGCTCCAAGTCGTCCAGCAGGAAGAGTGGGAGGAGTGGTGGCAGCAAAACTCCTGGAAGTTTTAAAGTGTCTCGTCGATTTAAAACCGAGCGAACGCTCGAATGA